The following coding sequences lie in one Verrucomicrobiia bacterium genomic window:
- a CDS encoding helicase HerA-like domain-containing protein, whose protein sequence is MNPEPILVGRSRQTDLFLLPPMANRHGLIAGATGTGKTVTLQVLAESFSAQGVPVFMADVKGDLAGISQPGGQSPKVQERIAQLQLAGYTPAGCPVTFWDVFGQNGHPVRATVSEMGPLLLSRLFNLNETQAGVLNIVFRVADEHGLLLLDLKDLRATLNYIGQNAAAFTTQYGNISAASVGAIQRALLAVESEGGDQFFGEPALNLDDLLQTDPNGRGVVNILAADRLMQSPKVYATLLLWMLSELFENLPEVGDPPKPKLVFFFDEAHLLFNDLPPVLLEKIEQVVRLIRSKGVGVYFVTQNPRDVPDTVLGQLGNRVQHALRAFTPADQKPVKAAAQTFRANPALNTESVLTELGVGEALVSLLDERGQPCVVERAIIVPPRSQIGPIRPDQRQQLMANSIVAGVYEQAVDRDSAYEKLTGAVAASPSQQQAPPVLEAKRSLYDRIFGVDDPKSNASPASPPGLPTAAPRRPAGRPPQGMGEMLMKGAARTATTIVVGQIVRGLLGGILGGGRRRRW, encoded by the coding sequence ATGAACCCCGAACCCATCCTCGTCGGCCGCAGTCGGCAAACGGACCTTTTTCTCCTCCCGCCGATGGCGAATCGCCACGGACTTATTGCGGGCGCGACGGGGACGGGCAAAACCGTCACGCTGCAGGTGCTCGCCGAAAGCTTCAGCGCGCAGGGTGTGCCGGTATTCATGGCCGATGTGAAGGGGGATCTCGCCGGCATCAGCCAGCCCGGCGGGCAATCGCCCAAGGTGCAGGAGCGCATCGCGCAGTTGCAGCTCGCTGGCTATACGCCGGCAGGCTGCCCCGTTACTTTTTGGGATGTGTTCGGCCAGAACGGGCATCCGGTGCGCGCGACCGTTTCCGAGATGGGCCCGCTGCTCCTCTCGCGTTTGTTCAATCTCAACGAAACGCAGGCCGGCGTGCTGAACATTGTGTTCCGCGTCGCGGATGAACACGGCCTGCTGCTGCTCGACTTGAAGGACCTGCGGGCGACGCTGAATTACATCGGGCAGAACGCGGCCGCGTTCACGACGCAATACGGCAACATCTCCGCCGCGAGCGTGGGTGCCATCCAGCGGGCGCTGCTCGCCGTCGAGTCGGAGGGCGGCGACCAGTTCTTCGGCGAACCGGCGTTGAATCTGGACGACCTGCTGCAAACCGATCCGAACGGGCGCGGCGTGGTGAACATCCTGGCTGCCGACCGGCTCATGCAATCGCCCAAGGTCTATGCCACGCTGCTATTGTGGATGCTTTCCGAGTTGTTCGAGAACCTGCCCGAAGTCGGCGACCCGCCCAAGCCGAAGCTCGTCTTCTTCTTCGACGAGGCGCATCTGCTCTTCAACGACCTGCCGCCGGTGTTGCTGGAGAAAATCGAGCAGGTGGTGCGGCTCATACGATCGAAAGGTGTTGGCGTTTACTTTGTGACACAGAACCCGCGCGACGTGCCGGATACCGTGCTCGGCCAGCTCGGCAACCGTGTGCAACATGCTTTGCGTGCCTTTACGCCTGCGGATCAAAAGCCCGTGAAGGCCGCCGCGCAAACCTTCCGCGCAAATCCCGCGCTCAATACGGAGTCCGTCCTGACGGAACTTGGCGTGGGCGAGGCGCTGGTGTCGTTGCTCGACGAACGCGGGCAGCCGTGCGTGGTGGAACGGGCGATTATCGTGCCGCCGCGCAGCCAGATTGGTCCCATCCGGCCGGACCAGCGGCAGCAGCTCATGGCGAACTCCATCGTGGCGGGTGTGTATGAACAGGCGGTTGATCGCGATTCAGCCTACGAGAAACTGACAGGCGCAGTGGCGGCCAGCCCGTCCCAACAACAGGCGCCGCCCGTCCTCGAAGCGAAGCGAAGCCTCTACGACCGCATCTTTGGTGTGGACGACCCGAAGTCGAACGCGTCCCCTGCGTCTCCGCCCGGGTTGCCGACGGCGGCTCCCCGACGCCCGGCGGGCCGCCCGCCGCAAGGGATGGGGGAGATGCTCATGAAAGGCGCGGCCCGCACAGCGACGACAATTGTCGTGGGGCAGATTGTGCGCGGGTTGCTGGGCGGAATCCTGGGGGGCGGAAGACGGCGTCGGTGGTAG
- the rsgA gene encoding ribosome small subunit-dependent GTPase A yields the protein MIEGDLSLHRLGWDESWGAAFAPHRERGLRAGRVAVQDKHHYVLFAEEGELLAQIAGKLLHGLTSEAELPKVGDWVAFKPTMLGEAKAVIQAVLPRRTKLGRKIPGRETEEQVLVANIDTAFIVLALDETFNPRLLERFLLMVVEGGAQPMVVLNKADLCDTLAAHVAEARRCAGEAPVVAVSAKTRRALKNVLELIQPGATVVFIGTSGVGKSTLINRLYGEAIQPTAEVREGDRKGRHTTTWRELIVLPNGGLVIDTPGMREFQLWLAGEGMHEAFPDIELLALKCRFRECRHGAERDCAVQAALAAGTLARERFENFLKLRRELDFLEKARTYHQPYGRGRSEAEKRKRAAREKWRYTGEEE from the coding sequence ATGATCGAGGGGGACCTGTCATTGCACCGGCTGGGCTGGGATGAATCGTGGGGGGCGGCCTTTGCACCGCACCGGGAGCGCGGCTTGCGCGCCGGCCGCGTGGCGGTGCAGGACAAGCATCACTACGTGCTTTTTGCCGAGGAGGGCGAGTTGCTCGCGCAAATTGCCGGCAAACTGCTGCATGGGCTCACGTCCGAGGCGGAACTTCCCAAGGTGGGCGACTGGGTGGCCTTCAAACCCACGATGCTGGGCGAGGCGAAAGCCGTCATTCAGGCCGTGCTGCCGCGGCGCACGAAACTGGGGCGCAAAATTCCCGGCCGGGAAACCGAGGAGCAGGTGCTCGTGGCCAACATTGACACCGCGTTCATCGTGCTGGCGTTGGACGAAACCTTCAACCCGCGCCTGCTCGAACGTTTTCTGCTCATGGTGGTCGAGGGAGGGGCGCAGCCGATGGTGGTGCTGAACAAGGCCGATCTCTGCGATACTCTTGCAGCGCACGTGGCCGAGGCCCGACGGTGTGCCGGTGAGGCGCCGGTGGTGGCGGTCAGCGCAAAAACCCGGCGGGCCCTGAAAAATGTGCTGGAATTGATCCAGCCTGGCGCCACGGTCGTGTTTATTGGCACGTCGGGCGTGGGCAAATCCACGTTGATCAACCGGCTCTACGGCGAGGCGATCCAGCCCACCGCCGAGGTGCGCGAGGGCGACCGCAAAGGCCGCCATACGACAACCTGGCGCGAACTCATCGTGCTACCCAATGGCGGGCTGGTGATCGACACGCCGGGCATGCGCGAGTTTCAACTTTGGCTGGCGGGTGAGGGGATGCACGAGGCGTTTCCCGACATCGAGCTTCTGGCGCTTAAATGCCGTTTTCGCGAATGCCGTCACGGGGCGGAAAGGGACTGTGCTGTGCAGGCCGCACTGGCCGCGGGCACGCTGGCGCGCGAACGGTTCGAAAATTTTCTCAAGCTCCGCCGTGAACTGGACTTTCTCGAAAAGGCCCGCACGTATCATCAACCGTATGGCCGCGGACGCAGTGAAGCGGAAAAACGCAAACGTGCTGCCCGCGAAAAGTGGCGCTACACCGGCGAAGAAGAGTGA
- a CDS encoding DUF2959 domain-containing protein, producing MKLTLSSAILAGLLAGACLPVTGCKSVYYATYEKFGVYKRDLLKKNVQAARDDQQKASEQFKDALTKLKEVYAFDGGELEKAYRDLNSEYEDSVDRAAAVRKRIADVETVGSDLFKEWEGEIQQISTPSLAESSRKQLRETRAKYDLMVDALKHAEQSMEPVLTKLHDQVLYLKHNLNAAAIASLRGEATNIQAEIAKLIADMNASIAKADEFIKTMD from the coding sequence ATGAAACTGACCCTGAGTTCAGCCATCCTCGCCGGGTTGCTGGCCGGCGCCTGTCTGCCGGTGACCGGATGCAAATCCGTTTACTACGCCACCTACGAGAAGTTTGGGGTTTACAAGCGCGATCTGCTCAAGAAAAACGTCCAGGCCGCGCGCGATGACCAGCAAAAGGCGAGCGAGCAGTTCAAGGACGCGCTGACGAAACTCAAGGAGGTATATGCGTTCGACGGCGGCGAACTGGAAAAGGCCTATCGCGATTTGAACTCGGAATACGAAGATTCCGTGGATCGCGCGGCGGCAGTGCGCAAGCGGATTGCCGACGTGGAAACAGTGGGCAGCGATTTGTTCAAGGAATGGGAGGGCGAGATTCAGCAAATTTCCACGCCGTCGCTGGCCGAGAGCAGCCGCAAACAATTGCGGGAGACGCGCGCCAAATATGATCTGATGGTGGACGCGCTCAAACACGCGGAACAGAGCATGGAACCGGTGCTGACCAAGCTGCACGACCAGGTGCTTTACCTGAAGCACAACCTGAACGCTGCGGCCATCGCGTCCTTGCGCGGCGAGGCCACAAACATTCAGGCCGAAATCGCGAAACTCATTGCCGACATGAACGCGTCCATTGCCAAGGCCGACGAGTTCATCAAGACGATGGATTAA
- a CDS encoding ribonucleotide-diphosphate reductase subunit beta gives MNAIVEPVRPTTPPALPPHDFTEREEGRFVIYEFRGKTFRLDRERARARKDAKRVINGPRTPELNVLPLKYPDAYRIYKQMKANHWEPDVIDMTKDCTLWNSGALKPKERWIIEMGVGYFSAAEGIVGDSVLHAIEDNLTAAELKHAVLRWIAEESIHMDSLLHIIGSLDIDQDEVTAKFNDIPSIRRKNDFITAHMPELKRGLDLTQVENQRKFAKALFGITQVMEGTQFYGLFAMILSLHRQNKMTGIGQMFQYTLRDESNHIALGRYLLTELIRENPALWTPEFREELRTFMRDGVALEKEFVRDCLPEDAVGMTQKEFLDYVDYNADRRLTSLGLAPLSKVTTNPFPWLDEVIFLKKEKNFFETRVTEYQTSGSVKNTAEDDLV, from the coding sequence ATGAACGCCATCGTCGAACCGGTTCGCCCGACCACTCCGCCAGCCCTTCCGCCTCACGACTTCACCGAACGCGAGGAAGGCCGTTTCGTCATTTACGAATTCCGCGGCAAAACCTTCCGCCTCGACCGCGAACGCGCCCGCGCACGCAAGGACGCCAAGCGCGTCATCAACGGTCCGCGCACGCCCGAGTTGAACGTCCTTCCGCTCAAATATCCCGACGCCTACCGCATCTACAAACAGATGAAGGCGAACCACTGGGAGCCCGACGTCATTGACATGACGAAGGACTGCACGCTGTGGAACTCCGGCGCGCTCAAGCCCAAGGAACGCTGGATCATCGAAATGGGCGTAGGCTACTTCTCCGCGGCGGAAGGCATCGTGGGTGACAGCGTCCTGCACGCGATCGAGGACAACCTCACCGCCGCCGAACTGAAGCATGCCGTGCTCCGCTGGATCGCCGAGGAATCCATCCACATGGATTCGCTCCTGCACATCATCGGCAGCCTCGACATTGACCAGGACGAAGTCACCGCCAAGTTCAACGACATCCCGAGCATCCGCCGCAAAAACGATTTCATCACCGCGCACATGCCCGAACTCAAGCGCGGCCTCGACCTCACCCAGGTCGAGAACCAGCGCAAGTTTGCCAAGGCGCTCTTCGGCATCACGCAGGTCATGGAAGGCACGCAATTCTACGGCCTGTTCGCAATGATTCTCTCGCTGCACCGCCAGAACAAGATGACCGGCATCGGCCAGATGTTCCAATACACGTTGCGCGACGAATCAAACCACATCGCGCTCGGGCGCTACCTGCTCACGGAATTAATCCGCGAGAACCCCGCACTCTGGACGCCTGAGTTCCGCGAGGAGCTCCGCACCTTCATGCGCGACGGCGTGGCGCTGGAAAAGGAATTCGTCCGCGACTGCCTGCCCGAGGACGCCGTCGGCATGACGCAGAAGGAGTTTCTCGACTACGTGGATTACAACGCCGACCGCCGCCTCACCAGCCTCGGCCTCGCGCCGCTCTCGAAGGTGACCACGAACCCGTTCCCGTGGCTCGATGAGGTCATCTTCCTGAAGAAGGAAAAAAATTTCTTCGAAACCCGCGTCACCGAATACCAAACCAGCGGCAGCGTGAAGAACACCGCGGAGGATGATTTGGTTTGA
- a CDS encoding ribonucleoside-diphosphate reductase subunit alpha, with the protein MPTTELFPAVAESTGALPRIIEPALPGAPEEIVPWRGDKIEDAVERACLIAVTPVGSLPQQARAEIEFRLRRDRPSLLHHEDLCALVEDLLIELGHPKIALAHARERARRVTLREAEALRQHPAPEQPELVPGELLADVRARVSFARLGLQLVLNEAQLIERLLRSVSLALSPEERRDTIVLNAKSLLDLDADSRFFAGRILLTFIYEETLSWRVTDGMARLKEAHRRSFIATIPRGVEAGRLDERLATFDLNKLADALDPYADLAFDFLGLQTLYDRYLIHLRTDSVSNRKQRLEAPQIFWMRVAMGLAINEGGTPGIARHEKQNIQSSRATPDAPARSREDWAIEFYQVYKSRRACSSTPTLFNSGTRHSQLSSCYLLYCGDSIEDITETWRRFSLLSKWAGGLGCSWTAVRGTGAHIHGTNGESSGVIPFLKVSNDIAIAVNQGGKRPGALCSYLELWHTDIEDFLDLRKETGDERRRTHNMNTAHWIPDLFMKRLKAIADGVLPKDATWTLFRSNETPDLAGLHGRAFEERYKHYEALAEQGKFFGRKIRVLALWKRMLEALFETGHPWMTFKDPCNVRSPQDHAGVIHNSNLCTEITLNTSTDEVAVCNLASIHLAEHLTADGAIDHARLRATVATAMRMLDNVIDLNFYPVEAARNANLKHRPVGLGVMGLQDCLYAKRIPFDAPEAVAFNDEIMEAVAYYAYQASTELARERGAYSSFKGSKWDRGLMPLDTLALLDHERGRTVQVNRDARLDWSALRERIRTHGLRNSNCLAIAPTATISNILGTTPCIEPVYKHIHTKSNLSGDFIRTTDPLIRDLLALGLWDDALRAELKAHDGSIQQLDRVPDELKRLYKTAFEIAPTWILQCAAVRQKWIDQAQSTNLWLADNDARTASFVYREAWERGLKTTYYLRTLNRSAIDSAHRDRQSEAMAAVPPKHEYTESEKAACSIEAMRNGGTCEACQ; encoded by the coding sequence ATGCCCACCACCGAACTCTTCCCCGCCGTCGCCGAATCCACCGGCGCTTTGCCCCGCATCATCGAACCCGCCCTGCCCGGAGCGCCCGAAGAGATCGTCCCGTGGCGCGGCGACAAGATCGAGGATGCCGTCGAGCGCGCCTGCCTGATTGCCGTCACCCCGGTCGGATCGCTGCCGCAACAAGCCCGCGCCGAAATCGAGTTCCGCCTGCGTCGAGACCGCCCGTCGTTGCTGCACCACGAAGACCTCTGCGCGCTCGTCGAGGATTTGCTCATTGAACTTGGCCATCCGAAGATCGCACTCGCCCACGCCCGCGAACGCGCCCGGCGCGTCACGCTGCGCGAAGCCGAGGCGTTGCGGCAGCATCCCGCGCCCGAGCAGCCTGAGCTGGTTCCCGGCGAACTGCTTGCCGACGTGCGCGCCCGCGTGAGCTTCGCCCGGCTCGGCCTCCAACTCGTCCTGAACGAGGCACAGCTCATCGAACGCCTGCTCCGCAGCGTCTCCCTCGCGCTGTCGCCCGAGGAACGCCGCGACACCATCGTTCTCAACGCCAAGTCGCTGCTCGATCTCGACGCCGACAGCCGTTTCTTCGCCGGCCGGATTCTGCTGACGTTCATCTACGAGGAAACGCTTTCCTGGCGCGTCACGGACGGCATGGCCCGGCTCAAGGAGGCGCACCGCCGCTCTTTCATCGCCACCATCCCGCGCGGCGTCGAAGCCGGACGCCTCGACGAACGACTTGCGACGTTCGACTTGAACAAGCTCGCGGACGCGCTCGATCCCTACGCTGATCTCGCGTTTGACTTTCTCGGCCTGCAAACGCTCTACGACCGTTACCTGATTCACCTTCGCACCGATTCCGTCTCCAATCGCAAGCAACGCCTCGAAGCGCCGCAGATTTTCTGGATGCGCGTGGCCATGGGTCTGGCGATCAATGAGGGTGGAACGCCGGGCATTGCCCGGCATGAAAAGCAGAACATTCAATCAAGCCGGGCAACGCCCGACGCTCCGGCACGCTCCCGCGAAGACTGGGCCATTGAGTTCTACCAGGTTTACAAGTCCCGTCGCGCGTGCAGTTCCACGCCGACACTCTTTAACAGCGGCACGCGGCACAGCCAGTTGTCGAGCTGCTACCTGCTTTACTGCGGCGACAGCATCGAGGACATCACCGAGACGTGGCGCCGCTTCTCGCTGCTCTCAAAATGGGCCGGCGGCCTCGGCTGCTCCTGGACGGCCGTCCGCGGCACGGGCGCCCACATCCATGGCACCAACGGCGAATCCAGTGGCGTGATTCCGTTTCTCAAGGTCAGCAACGACATCGCCATTGCCGTGAACCAGGGCGGTAAACGTCCCGGTGCGCTGTGCAGCTACCTCGAACTCTGGCACACGGACATCGAGGATTTTCTCGACCTCCGCAAGGAGACCGGCGACGAACGCCGCCGCACGCACAACATGAACACCGCCCACTGGATACCCGACCTGTTCATGAAGCGCCTCAAGGCCATCGCCGACGGCGTGCTGCCCAAGGACGCCACGTGGACGCTGTTCCGCAGCAACGAAACGCCCGACCTTGCCGGGTTGCACGGGCGCGCCTTCGAAGAGCGTTACAAACATTACGAGGCGCTGGCGGAGCAGGGAAAATTCTTTGGCCGCAAAATTCGCGTGCTCGCCTTGTGGAAGCGGATGCTCGAAGCGCTGTTCGAGACCGGCCATCCATGGATGACGTTCAAGGACCCGTGCAACGTGCGTTCGCCGCAGGATCACGCGGGCGTGATTCACAACTCCAACCTCTGCACCGAGATCACCTTGAATACTTCGACGGACGAAGTTGCCGTGTGCAATCTCGCGTCCATCCACCTTGCCGAACATCTCACGGCGGACGGCGCGATTGATCACGCCCGGCTCCGCGCCACCGTCGCCACGGCCATGCGGATGCTTGACAACGTGATCGACCTGAACTTCTACCCCGTCGAAGCCGCCCGGAATGCGAACCTCAAGCACCGCCCGGTCGGGCTCGGCGTGATGGGCTTGCAGGACTGTCTTTACGCGAAGCGCATTCCCTTTGATGCACCGGAAGCCGTCGCCTTCAACGACGAAATCATGGAGGCGGTGGCTTATTACGCCTACCAAGCCAGCACGGAACTCGCCCGCGAGCGCGGCGCCTACTCCAGTTTCAAAGGTTCCAAATGGGACCGCGGTCTCATGCCGCTCGACACGCTCGCGCTGCTCGACCACGAACGCGGCAGGACCGTGCAGGTCAACCGCGACGCGCGCCTCGACTGGTCTGCGTTGCGCGAACGCATCCGCACACATGGCCTGCGCAACTCCAACTGCCTCGCCATCGCCCCCACCGCGACGATCTCGAACATCCTGGGCACCACGCCCTGCATCGAGCCGGTCTATAAACACATCCACACCAAGTCGAACCTCAGCGGGGATTTCATTCGCACGACCGACCCGCTCATCCGTGACCTCCTGGCGCTCGGGCTCTGGGACGACGCGCTGCGCGCCGAACTCAAGGCGCACGATGGCAGCATCCAGCAACTTGACCGTGTGCCCGATGAGTTAAAGCGGCTCTACAAAACTGCGTTCGAAATCGCGCCCACGTGGATTCTCCAATGTGCCGCCGTCCGGCAGAAATGGATCGATCAGGCGCAGAGCACCAATCTCTGGCTCGCCGACAACGACGCACGCACCGCGAGCTTCGTCTATCGTGAAGCGTGGGAACGCGGCCTCAAAACCACCTACTATCTCCGCACCCTGAACCGCAGCGCCATTGACTCCGCCCATCGTGACCGCCAATCCGAAGCCATGGCAGCCGTGCCCCCAAAACACGAATACACCGAATCGGAAAAGGCGGCCTGCTCCATCGAAGCCATGCGTAACGGCGGCACCTGCGAAGCGTGTCAGTGA